A genomic stretch from Rubripirellula reticaptiva includes:
- a CDS encoding alkaline phosphatase family protein, whose protein sequence is MSRVCIINVVGLTPRLLEHAPRIRAIGSGSAWQSPLPAVTCTSQATMLTGLAPRDHGIVGNGWYYRDTQEIRFWQQANSLVQGPMFYDGIETAKMFWWFNQSSGVKYSATPKPHYGCDGSKAFDILDHTGCELTKKLGPFPFFSFWGPNAGLPSSDWIADATAIVMREKRPALTLAYLPHLDYDFQRLPVHDPARVAEVDAAAGRIIDAANEIGATPIVVSEYGLVPVSRPVSINRVLREAGWLGIRGGPFGEMMIPGESAAFAVADHQLAHVYVRDPAMIGDVRDRLQATPGVSQVVAPEQLELDHPRSGELIALAEPDAWFTYYYWLDDHMAPDFARTVDIHRKPGYDPCELFATSKLRAVARVAQKKLGFRYKMDVIPLDPSLVRGSHGTRPDNPEDGPVVVGTGILPTSMQDFSDYVRQMF, encoded by the coding sequence ATGAGCCGTGTTTGCATCATCAATGTCGTCGGCCTGACGCCTCGATTGCTAGAACATGCGCCGCGAATCCGAGCGATCGGATCCGGTTCGGCGTGGCAGAGCCCGCTGCCGGCGGTGACTTGCACGTCGCAGGCAACGATGTTGACGGGGCTTGCGCCACGCGACCACGGAATCGTTGGCAACGGCTGGTACTACCGCGATACGCAGGAAATTCGGTTTTGGCAACAAGCTAATTCTCTAGTGCAGGGTCCAATGTTCTATGACGGTATCGAAACGGCGAAGATGTTTTGGTGGTTCAACCAATCATCGGGCGTAAAGTATTCGGCAACCCCGAAACCGCACTACGGATGTGACGGATCGAAGGCGTTCGACATCTTGGATCACACCGGATGCGAGCTAACGAAGAAGCTTGGGCCGTTTCCGTTCTTTTCGTTTTGGGGGCCTAACGCGGGCTTGCCCAGCAGTGACTGGATCGCCGATGCGACAGCAATTGTGATGCGGGAAAAGCGGCCAGCGTTGACGCTCGCTTACCTGCCGCATCTCGATTACGACTTCCAGCGTCTGCCCGTTCATGACCCCGCTCGGGTCGCCGAAGTTGACGCTGCGGCGGGCCGAATCATTGATGCGGCTAACGAAATTGGTGCGACGCCGATCGTCGTTTCGGAATACGGTTTGGTGCCGGTCAGTCGTCCTGTTTCCATCAATCGCGTGCTTCGTGAAGCCGGATGGCTGGGTATCCGGGGAGGCCCGTTTGGCGAGATGATGATCCCGGGCGAGTCGGCGGCTTTTGCGGTGGCCGATCATCAGTTGGCTCATGTCTACGTTCGCGACCCGGCAATGATCGGTGACGTTCGGGACCGTTTGCAGGCAACGCCTGGTGTGTCACAGGTGGTTGCGCCGGAGCAGTTGGAGCTCGACCATCCTCGCAGTGGCGAACTGATCGCGCTGGCTGAACCGGATGCTTGGTTTACCTATTATTACTGGCTCGACGATCACATGGCTCCCGACTTTGCGCGGACGGTCGATATTCATCGCAAGCCAGGGTACGACCCCTGTGAATTATTCGCGACCAGCAAGCTACGCGCGGTCGCTCGCGTGGCGCAGAAGAAACTTGGTTTTCGCTACAAAATGGACGTGATTCCGCTGGATCCTTCATTGGTCAGGGGGAGTCATGGAACGCGCCCTGACAATCCAGAGGACGGTCCTGTCGTCGTTGGTACTGGCATTTTGCCCACTAGCATGCAAGACTTCTCGGATTACGTCCGTCAGATGTTTTGA
- the dusB gene encoding tRNA dihydrouridine synthase DusB — MPSFPPPPLRIGDLVVDPPILQAPMAGFTNAAFRHIVRQFGGAGLLATEMVNARGFVWLDENDAEHPDRLWGVADEPRPLAVQIWDNDPETMAKVGRRLTEEYKVSVVDINFGCPVRQVTEKAHSGSYLLREPNRMSAIISQLVKACTPTPVTAKIRLGCSRTQINCNEIARVVEEAGAAALTVHGRTAADMFTGNADWDRISEIKAHLKHIPLIGNGDLDSAEKVVAAFKNYNVDGVMIARACLGRPWLFAQAAAALRGEPVPPEPTIAQQRDVMIDHYQLVVDRFGEDKGTVLMRKYACCYAQGKRGARFFRTHVAKVSTAEEFYNVVDEYFPNAEVATT; from the coding sequence ATGCCCAGCTTTCCACCTCCACCGCTTCGCATCGGCGACCTTGTCGTTGACCCGCCGATCTTGCAAGCCCCGATGGCGGGCTTCACCAACGCGGCGTTTCGACACATCGTTCGCCAATTTGGCGGCGCTGGCCTACTGGCGACCGAAATGGTGAATGCTCGCGGGTTTGTGTGGCTGGACGAAAACGATGCCGAACACCCCGACCGACTGTGGGGCGTCGCCGACGAACCGCGTCCGCTAGCGGTCCAGATCTGGGACAACGATCCCGAAACGATGGCTAAAGTCGGACGCCGACTGACCGAGGAATACAAGGTCAGCGTCGTCGACATCAATTTCGGCTGCCCCGTTCGCCAAGTCACCGAAAAAGCACACAGCGGCAGCTACCTGCTTCGCGAGCCCAATCGCATGTCGGCCATCATCAGCCAGTTGGTCAAAGCCTGCACACCGACGCCCGTCACCGCCAAAATTCGACTCGGTTGCAGCCGAACCCAAATCAATTGCAACGAGATCGCTCGCGTGGTTGAGGAAGCCGGCGCGGCGGCACTGACCGTTCATGGACGCACCGCAGCCGACATGTTCACCGGCAACGCCGACTGGGATCGGATCAGCGAGATCAAGGCCCACCTGAAACACATCCCACTGATCGGCAACGGCGACCTGGACTCGGCCGAAAAAGTCGTCGCAGCCTTCAAGAACTACAACGTCGATGGCGTGATGATCGCACGTGCCTGCCTTGGCCGGCCATGGCTGTTTGCGCAAGCGGCAGCGGCACTGCGAGGGGAACCTGTCCCGCCGGAACCCACAATCGCCCAGCAACGCGACGTGATGATCGACCACTACCAACTGGTGGTTGACCGGTTCGGAGAAGACAAAGGCACCGTACTGATGCGCAAGTACGCGTGCTGCTATGCCCAAGGCAAACGTGGCGCCCGGTTTTTCCGAACGCACGTTGCCAAAGTCTCAACCGCCGAAGAATTCTACAACGTCGTGGACGAGTACTTTCCGAACGCCGAAGTCGCGACGACCTAA
- a CDS encoding transporter: MRLRCAAAAACLLFWGTPASADHPNRKSLADKHAPAGIVGDHLHSKGEWMVEYKYMVMSMEDNRIGENSISGQDALGPAGPPPGIVVNGIRTNAGAAPTQMTMEMHMAHVMYGLNDDVTLYTMAMLPSLTMDHIRGDGNPAGRGGDFTTHNSGFGDTSIGALLRLYSTDSQDFIFNLGCSVPTGDIYRESTAPTAGLVSQPLPYPMRLGSGTFNARPGMTWKYYRDWWSGGVQFQTDLPIGRNYRGYSVSDEFRLNSWTSVLLTENWSVSLRGEHLWRTNYDGADSATPDMLISTNVESFRGGYWYNLGLGTQIMAAGHYFNLEFVPTIAQDLEGIQLETDYSVIASWSKAW, encoded by the coding sequence ATGCGTCTACGATGTGCTGCTGCCGCAGCTTGCCTATTATTTTGGGGCACCCCTGCGAGTGCTGACCACCCCAATCGCAAGAGCTTGGCGGACAAGCACGCGCCCGCCGGCATTGTCGGTGACCACTTGCACAGCAAGGGTGAGTGGATGGTCGAGTACAAGTACATGGTGATGTCGATGGAAGACAATCGCATCGGCGAGAACTCCATCAGCGGCCAAGACGCGCTAGGACCGGCCGGGCCGCCGCCAGGCATTGTGGTCAACGGTATCCGCACCAACGCAGGTGCCGCGCCAACTCAAATGACCATGGAAATGCATATGGCACACGTCATGTACGGTCTGAACGATGACGTGACGCTGTACACGATGGCGATGCTGCCAAGCTTGACGATGGACCATATCCGCGGCGACGGAAACCCAGCCGGACGTGGCGGAGACTTCACGACTCACAACAGCGGCTTTGGCGACACGTCGATCGGCGCCTTGCTGCGTCTATACAGCACCGATTCTCAAGACTTTATCTTCAACCTTGGTTGCTCGGTCCCGACCGGCGACATCTATCGCGAATCGACGGCGCCGACCGCCGGCCTGGTATCCCAACCGCTGCCGTATCCGATGCGGCTGGGCAGCGGGACGTTCAACGCGCGGCCGGGCATGACCTGGAAATACTATCGTGATTGGTGGAGTGGCGGAGTGCAGTTTCAAACAGACCTTCCGATCGGACGCAACTATCGCGGGTACAGCGTCAGCGACGAGTTCCGACTCAATTCGTGGACCAGCGTGTTGCTTACCGAAAACTGGTCGGTCTCGCTTCGTGGCGAGCACTTGTGGCGAACGAACTACGACGGTGCGGACTCGGCGACGCCAGACATGTTGATCTCCACAAACGTCGAAAGCTTCCGGGGCGGATACTGGTACAACCTCGGCTTGGGAACGCAAATCATGGCGGCAGGCCACTACTTCAACCTTGAATTCGTTCCCACCATTGCCCAAGACCTAGAGGGCATCCAGCTGGAAACGGACTACTCGGTGATCGCGAGCTGGTCGAAAGCTTGGTAA
- the mscL gene encoding large-conductance mechanosensitive channel protein MscL translates to MGMLKEFREFAMRGSVVDLAVGVVIGAAFGKIVSSFVANIVMPPLNLLTAKYGVNFSEMAYTVKTESPKLLPDGTVEKAADGSPVMAMQDYPILNYGPFIQTVVDFLLVAAAIFVAVKVMNSVKARYEKKQAEEVKEPSEDVLLLREIRDSLKKS, encoded by the coding sequence ATGGGGATGTTAAAAGAGTTTCGTGAGTTTGCGATGCGCGGTAGCGTCGTCGACTTGGCCGTTGGTGTCGTAATCGGTGCCGCATTCGGCAAGATTGTTTCGTCATTCGTCGCCAACATTGTGATGCCGCCGCTTAATTTGTTGACGGCCAAATACGGCGTTAATTTCAGCGAAATGGCGTACACAGTCAAAACGGAGTCGCCAAAGTTGTTGCCCGATGGAACGGTTGAAAAGGCAGCAGACGGTTCGCCCGTCATGGCGATGCAGGACTATCCGATTCTGAATTACGGTCCTTTCATTCAGACCGTTGTTGACTTCTTGCTGGTTGCCGCTGCCATTTTTGTGGCAGTCAAGGTGATGAATTCCGTCAAGGCTCGCTACGAAAAAAAGCAAGCCGAAGAAGTCAAAGAGCCATCCGAAGACGTCTTGCTGCTACGTGAAATTCGCGACTCGTTGAAGAAGTCGTAG
- a CDS encoding alanine/glycine:cation symporter family protein, protein MPTLSRLSLRASCLAVPVLAVFLLPAVTLAQSDSPTDPGADVAQVSEVVGDALESEDPGSVSELEASDQSELPVTLSKQIDNAFGTYVVGPTAAVIFYGFGSETWLGTKIPFVVVWLLFGAIFLTLKMGFINFRAFRHAIDLTRGAYDNPDEPGEVSHFQALAAALSATVGLGNIAGVAIAIGTGGPGATLWIIMIGFLGMTSKFAECTLGQLYRVTDTDGHVLGGPMRYLRTGLADVGYAGLGRILAVVFMLLCIGASFGGGNAFQIGQSLEAIRGDIPILQTHPVVYGLLMAFLVGIVIVGGIKSIGAVAGKVVPFMCLAYVMAALYILAKNYAAVPSAVVLIVTEAFTPQAAYGGFLGVLVIGIKRAVFSNEAGVGSAAIVHSAAKTDEPVSEGIVALLEPFIDTVVVCTITALVVVVTGAYNAPELGAAIEADQGAKITLYAFANGGHAWFRYILYFAVVLFAYSTCISWSYYGERCWVELFGERTSVIYKLLFLLFTVLGSVITRGNILDFSDLMILGMSFPNLLGVFLLSGVVKRQLDSYWKRYKSGEIKRVDVPKS, encoded by the coding sequence ATGCCCACTCTAAGTCGCCTGTCATTGCGAGCTAGTTGTCTCGCTGTACCAGTCCTCGCCGTGTTTCTGTTGCCGGCGGTCACGCTTGCCCAATCGGACTCGCCGACCGATCCCGGGGCCGACGTTGCTCAGGTATCGGAGGTCGTAGGCGATGCGTTGGAAAGCGAAGATCCCGGTTCGGTTTCCGAGCTGGAAGCTTCCGATCAATCGGAACTGCCAGTAACGCTTTCGAAACAGATCGACAACGCCTTTGGCACCTACGTCGTTGGCCCTACTGCCGCCGTGATTTTCTATGGCTTTGGATCCGAGACGTGGTTGGGCACGAAGATCCCGTTCGTGGTCGTTTGGCTGTTGTTCGGTGCCATCTTTTTGACCTTGAAAATGGGGTTCATCAACTTTCGAGCGTTTCGGCATGCGATTGATCTGACTCGCGGCGCTTACGATAACCCAGACGAGCCAGGGGAGGTCTCTCACTTTCAGGCGTTGGCCGCCGCCCTTTCGGCAACCGTCGGTTTAGGGAACATTGCCGGAGTTGCAATCGCAATCGGGACGGGTGGTCCGGGAGCGACGCTTTGGATCATCATGATTGGTTTTCTTGGCATGACGTCAAAGTTTGCTGAGTGCACCCTTGGGCAACTCTACCGAGTGACCGATACGGACGGACATGTGCTCGGTGGTCCGATGCGTTACCTGCGAACTGGTTTGGCCGACGTTGGCTATGCAGGTCTAGGTCGCATCTTGGCGGTCGTGTTCATGTTGCTTTGTATTGGTGCCAGTTTCGGCGGTGGTAATGCGTTCCAAATTGGGCAGTCGCTCGAAGCGATTCGTGGTGACATTCCCATTCTGCAAACGCATCCTGTCGTCTATGGGCTGTTGATGGCGTTCTTGGTTGGCATCGTGATCGTGGGCGGGATCAAGAGCATTGGCGCCGTTGCGGGCAAAGTCGTACCGTTCATGTGCTTGGCCTATGTCATGGCAGCGCTTTACATCTTGGCGAAAAATTATGCAGCGGTCCCCAGTGCGGTTGTCTTGATCGTGACCGAAGCGTTCACGCCTCAGGCCGCTTACGGCGGGTTCTTGGGCGTGTTGGTCATCGGGATCAAGCGGGCGGTGTTCAGCAATGAAGCCGGCGTTGGTTCGGCAGCGATTGTTCACTCGGCCGCCAAGACGGATGAGCCTGTCAGCGAAGGCATTGTTGCATTGCTTGAACCGTTCATCGATACGGTCGTGGTTTGCACAATCACCGCCTTGGTCGTTGTCGTCACCGGTGCCTACAACGCGCCTGAGTTGGGGGCCGCGATCGAAGCCGATCAAGGTGCCAAGATTACTTTGTATGCGTTTGCCAACGGTGGTCACGCATGGTTCCGTTATATCTTGTATTTTGCAGTCGTCTTGTTTGCCTATTCGACTTGCATCAGTTGGTCGTACTATGGCGAACGCTGTTGGGTCGAATTGTTTGGCGAGCGAACATCGGTGATCTACAAGTTGCTGTTTTTATTGTTCACGGTTCTCGGATCAGTTATCACGCGTGGCAACATTCTTGATTTCAGCGATCTGATGATTTTGGGGATGAGCTTTCCAAACTTGTTGGGTGTGTTCTTGCTTAGCGGCGTCGTCAAGCGGCAGCTCGATTCGTATTGGAAACGCTACAAAAGCGGCGAAATCAAGCGAGTCGATGTGCCGAAATCATGA
- a CDS encoding ExbD/TolR family protein, whose amino-acid sequence MSTDLDDAVDDAEDDFALPRKKRDDDEMDITPMIDITFLLLIFFVVCSTMDPTKIGTIPEAENGLAIAAKNSAVIFINPGSGDEVILSKMDGTELSRDEDAQASEIIEYITGEMEKASGASKQQVMLFGDSNVKVGQVTRIQKIIGDAFEDIDSTYIAVKEN is encoded by the coding sequence ATGAGTACTGACCTTGACGATGCGGTTGACGACGCCGAAGACGATTTCGCGCTGCCGAGAAAGAAACGCGACGACGATGAGATGGACATCACACCGATGATTGACATCACGTTTCTGCTGCTGATCTTTTTTGTGGTCTGTTCAACGATGGACCCCACAAAAATCGGAACGATTCCGGAAGCCGAAAATGGTCTTGCGATCGCTGCAAAGAACTCGGCCGTGATCTTCATCAACCCAGGATCTGGGGATGAAGTGATCCTGTCCAAAATGGACGGTACCGAACTGAGCCGCGACGAAGACGCCCAGGCGTCCGAAATCATCGAATACATCACCGGCGAAATGGAAAAAGCGAGTGGCGCCAGTAAGCAGCAAGTGATGCTGTTCGGCGACTCGAACGTCAAAGTTGGCCAAGTCACTCGCATTCAAAAGATCATCGGCGACGCGTTCGAAGACATTGATTCAACCTACATCGCCGTCAAAGAAAACTAA
- a CDS encoding MotA/TolQ/ExbB proton channel family protein encodes MLLAEISLFEIISNATYFALAAAALWGLYCIVVVWTRVGQKRFKSEEEQDVFMDDIEQMLTTGDLDGVIEYCEGDTRAIPQIAEMACQHRELGYKKARTYVMDRFQRDVMSDVEYRLSWVSTMIKSAPMIGLFGTVFGMMGAFQTLATAESVEPSLLASDINIALRTTACGLAIAIPLMILVASVNIRISKMEDLVGAGLARFMAAFREGLEAKPQSRPSAGQTNEAVAVQAPNR; translated from the coding sequence ATGCTACTCGCCGAAATTTCTCTATTCGAGATCATCTCCAACGCGACCTATTTCGCACTGGCCGCCGCCGCGCTGTGGGGACTGTATTGCATCGTTGTCGTTTGGACTCGCGTGGGTCAAAAACGATTCAAGTCCGAAGAAGAACAAGATGTCTTCATGGACGACATCGAACAAATGCTAACCACCGGCGATTTGGATGGAGTCATCGAGTACTGCGAAGGCGACACTCGCGCCATCCCCCAAATCGCTGAAATGGCCTGCCAACACCGCGAACTTGGCTACAAGAAAGCTCGTACTTACGTCATGGACCGTTTCCAGCGGGACGTGATGAGCGACGTCGAGTATCGCTTGTCATGGGTCAGCACGATGATCAAGAGCGCGCCGATGATCGGATTGTTCGGAACGGTTTTCGGGATGATGGGAGCGTTCCAAACGCTAGCCACGGCTGAATCGGTCGAACCATCGCTGCTGGCTAGCGACATCAACATCGCACTGCGAACGACCGCCTGCGGTTTGGCCATTGCGATCCCGTTGATGATCTTGGTCGCAAGCGTCAACATTCGAATCTCGAAAATGGAAGACCTTGTCGGCGCCGGTTTGGCACGTTTCATGGCAGCGTTCCGCGAAGGGCTCGAGGCCAAACCTCAGTCTCGTCCATCGGCCGGACAAACCAACGAAGCAGTCGCCGTCCAAGCCCCCAATCGCTAA